The genomic region CGTAGACGCGAGTCCGGTCTATGCCTTGCTCCGCCGATACCAACTCGACCAGCTTGCGAACCTCCGCCGGCTTGCCCAGGTAGTCCGTGGTCCGAGGCGTCACCACTACGAAGCCGTGCTTCTGCGCGAGTACTCGAAGCATGCCCGAGCCATACGAGTTGAAGAACATATGCTCATCGCCGCCCGCGCCATGGAAGGCGACGACCAACGGTCGTGGGCCCCCACCAGGTGCCGCGGGAGGCGCGTACACGCGAAACGGCGCCTCCTTGCCGGAGACCGTCCGCACCCTCCACGTGTCGCCCGTCTTGCCTACGTAGGGGTTGGTGCCCGCCTCCAGTTTGGCGACCTCCATCGCGAGGTCGGACATCATCGCAGGGAGATCGGTGCACAGCTCGTGCTCCGTGTCGAATGGCGAGGTCATTACCCTGGCCCGAGCAAGGCAGGACGCCATCGCGTCAGTCAGTTTCGGGTCGGTTTTGGTGATCGCTCGAAGCCTCGCTGTCGCTTCGGACCCGGCCTGCTCGGGTGCACTCGGTAAAACGGGTAGCCGCAGACTAACGGCAGTGTCCGCGTCGTCGGACCATAGCGCCAGCGTGTAGGTGCCCACATCGAGGCCCTTCTCTGGCAGAAGGATCTCTGCCGAGGTGGTGCGGTTGGCCGACACCGTGACGGGGTACTCCTTCTGTTCGGCACCCGTCGGATCGATCAGCTTCACCGTTAGCTTCGTCTCGCCGGCCGTGTCGGCCAGCGCGTAGATAGGGCTGCACTTCAGCTCCAATGCGACCTGCTGATTCGCCGGTGCAAAGGGCGGCACCAGCTTCCAACGGACGGATGCGGCGACCCGAGCACCTGGACTGCCGAAGCCCGGATCGAGTGAGCCGGTCAGGCGGTCGATCTGCTCGATGGCCTGCTGGAAGCTTCCGGCGAAGAACGCAAGCGTTGCGCGATCGAATGCGACGTTCGCCTCGGCAACCTTGTCCGCCGCAAGGGGCGCCAGCACCATCGCACGCTCCAGCCTCAACAGGCAACGCGCAAGGTCCATCCGTGTGACCGTGGCCTCCTGCTGCGTACCTAACGCTGTCAGAACCGCAAACCAAAACATCATCGCACCGGACCTCCCACTAACCTCTACGGCCAAGTAGATGATTGAGTGCATCCGCTAAACGCGGTAGCCTGAATGAGAACCCTGAACCCAACAGCTTCGCTGGCACCACCCGCTGGCTCGCCAACACCAGGGCGTCGGCCGCTTCTCTTCCCATTGCCATCCGAACCACCAGCGCCGGAGTCGGGATCAGTGCCGGACGGCCAACGGCGGCCGCCAGCGAACGTGCGAAGTCGCGCTGACACACAGGCTCCGGTGACACCACGTTGACCGGGCCGCTGAGGTCACGATTCAGAAGTACGTGGAGCAGAGAATGAAGAACATCATCCATCGCGACCCAACTGACGAACTGTTTTCCGGAACCGATGATTCCTGACGCGCCGACCAGAGCCAAAGGCAAGAGACGCCTGAGCGCACCACCCTTTGGGGAGAGTATGACCCCGAATCGTGGATGCACGACGCGGATGCCGGCTTCGCGCGCAGCCGAAGCTGCTTCCTCCCAAGCAGCAACTACGTCCGGTAAAAAGCCGCTACCTCGCGCCGACTCTTCCGTTAGCTCCGTGTCGCCGCGATCGCCATAGAAGCCGATTGCCGATGCCGAGATCAACGTGACAGGAGGTTTCGTCAGCCTGGCGAGTGCCTCTGCCAACAGACGGGTGGAGTCCACTCGGCTCTTCAGAATTGCGGCCTTCTTCTCCGAAGTCCACCTTCCCTCGATGCTCTCACCCGCCAGATGGATCACCGCGTCGAAACCTTCCAGCAAAGAAGGATCGAGGTCTCCCCGCGCCGGGTCCCAGCGAATCTCGGAGTCCGTCTGCGGGGCCCTGCGTACCAGCGAAGCCACGTGGTGACCACCCGTGCTGAGAAACGGTCGAAGGTGGCTGCCGACCAAGCCTCCAGCGCCCGAGATCAGCACGCGCATCGGCCCGGTATTCCTAGCCCCATAGTGTGCTTCCACGTCCCACTGTAGTACCCGCGATCGGTACCGAAACACCCGTTGCACCCTCGTTCTCACCGACCGCCCGGCCAGCATCCGACCCAGCAACCCGAACGGCAGCCGGTACTCCAGGGTCTCATCCAGTCTGCAGCCTGGCCCCTCGTCCTCGAAACGCCTCCGATGAAGCCACTGGGCGAACGGCCCACGAAGCTGGAAGTCATCGAACGACCGGCCGTGTTCGTATCCACGGTGCTCCGCCAGCCAGTGGATTCGAAATGGCCCGATTGGCACCTCTAGCGTCGCCCTGCTTCCGTCCCGGATGCCACCATGGCTCTCGACCAACCGCACTTTGTCCCAAGGCGGACTCAGCCTATCGAACGCCCCCGGTCGCTCGTGCCACTCGAAGGCGAACTCCCTAGGGGCTGCCAGCGTGGTAGAGAACTGCAGCAGCTCGCTCACGAACGGCGAAGCCCCTCGAACGCCGCGAGCGCCCGTTGCCTTGCTGCGGCGTGATCCACGATGGGCGCTGGGTAGCCGCTTGCCATGCCATCGAGCGAGTGACGCGGTTCGTGGATCTCGCTGGATGGGATTGCGGAAAGCTCAGGGACCCACCTCCGGACATAGTCGCCCTTCGGGTCGAACTTCTTCCCCTGCATCACTGGATTGAAGATGCGAAAGTAAGGCGCAGCGTCCGCCCCACAACCTGCTGCCCACTGCCAGCCGAGTGTATTGTTGGCCAAGTCGGCGTCCACCAGTGTGTCCCAAAACCACCTCGCACCCT from Fimbriimonadia bacterium harbors:
- a CDS encoding alpha/beta fold hydrolase, with translation MMFWFAVLTALGTQQEATVTRMDLARCLLRLERAMVLAPLAADKVAEANVAFDRATLAFFAGSFQQAIEQIDRLTGSLDPGFGSPGARVAASVRWKLVPPFAPANQQVALELKCSPIYALADTAGETKLTVKLIDPTGAEQKEYPVTVSANRTTSAEILLPEKGLDVGTYTLALWSDDADTAVSLRLPVLPSAPEQAGSEATARLRAITKTDPKLTDAMASCLARARVMTSPFDTEHELCTDLPAMMSDLAMEVAKLEAGTNPYVGKTGDTWRVRTVSGKEAPFRVYAPPAAPGGGPRPLVVAFHGAGGDEHMFFNSYGSGMLRVLAQKHGFVVVTPRTTDYLGKPAEVRKLVELVSAEQGIDRTRVYVLGHSLGGGLASQLATEMSDVFAAACCLASAFGMPKGDVKKAAPTLVITGQKDAVVPAAGVKALVEKVQQASLPVELVSVDGYGHTLLVGAQLPFAVEWLLGHRLTGK
- a CDS encoding TIGR01777 family protein yields the protein MSELLQFSTTLAAPREFAFEWHERPGAFDRLSPPWDKVRLVESHGGIRDGSRATLEVPIGPFRIHWLAEHRGYEHGRSFDDFQLRGPFAQWLHRRRFEDEGPGCRLDETLEYRLPFGLLGRMLAGRSVRTRVQRVFRYRSRVLQWDVEAHYGARNTGPMRVLISGAGGLVGSHLRPFLSTGGHHVASLVRRAPQTDSEIRWDPARGDLDPSLLEGFDAVIHLAGESIEGRWTSEKKAAILKSRVDSTRLLAEALARLTKPPVTLISASAIGFYGDRGDTELTEESARGSGFLPDVVAAWEEAASAAREAGIRVVHPRFGVILSPKGGALRRLLPLALVGASGIIGSGKQFVSWVAMDDVLHSLLHVLLNRDLSGPVNVVSPEPVCQRDFARSLAAAVGRPALIPTPALVVRMAMGREAADALVLASQRVVPAKLLGSGFSFRLPRLADALNHLLGRRG